DNA from Centroberyx gerrardi isolate f3 chromosome 20, fCenGer3.hap1.cur.20231027, whole genome shotgun sequence:
TTTAGAGAACAGAGCAAGTTTCTGACTGGCTGCAAGCCGGTACGTTGCATGAGTGTGTCACTGAACGTCAAAGACTATTTTTATACCTGTGAATAGAGGAAGCGCACGTGACCACACCTCTAAATCAACATTGTTAACACACACCTTGCTGAACCTGAGGCGAATGTGCACTCACATGACACCTACTTTTAAGCTGCAAATGACACATACCAGGGAGCTTTCTCACAAAATTTGACAGTGCTTTGCTATAAACACGTACCGTAAAATGTCATGCTCAACCAATATGAGCTGAAAATATGAAGTAGCCTTCTGCGTCATACAGATCACCGAAAAACTCGAGATCAAACGATGTGGGTCCCCTCCCACGGGACAGATCGGTGGTAGTTGTGTGTTTTGAGGTGTAGTGATTGACGGGTCACTGGGTTCACCAGGGAAAGTGGACTGCAAAGGCCAAAAGAGGCTTCTTGGCTAAGAGCATCAGTGGTCCACAAATGCGACTCAGGCTTGTCTTGGTCGGAGAGCTGCCAAGGAGTGCGGGCATGGGAAGCTTAGGCCAGTGGGACTTGACACATGTGACTAAACGAATTGAGGTGGTTAATACGCTTTAAAAAACCCAGCAACAGGAGCCAAATGTGTTACTGGTTGGGGTTCttacaaacaaagaaacacttATGTGTAACAAAGATTATGGGCCCTAAAAACTGAAAGAtcaggcagaagaagaaaggatgTTTGAATGTCCCAGGCTGTCTAAAGAGATTCCCAGTGTGTTCCCAGTTGAGTAAATGGCCCAAAGAAGTACATCCTGTCATAAAGTCTCTGATATAACTGTAATCCTGGAGAGGCACTGGCTTTACCTCACATATACACTGtcatgtgtgtttgaggtgcGATTACACCGCCTTGTGTGAAACATGATATCTTCTTTTCCATGTGCGCTTTTCAGCCACAACCGGAGTGAAAGCGGTGTGGCAGAAGATGTCTGCGGAGCGAGGGGATGCGTCACTGGATTAGCGCCTGAGAATCTGCTCCAGCGTCTCGCACTGAGCCGCTGAGACGCCTCCAGAAGGGCACGACACTCGCCGCTCGCTTCCCTCCCCAAAGCCTTCCACATGAGCCAGCCAAGCCTTACCGCCCCACCAGGatgaagaaggaaaagaaaacgcATATTTTACTGTTTCTCATCTTGGTGCACTTCACCTTGGGTAGGGTccgctctcttttctttctgtctttgtgtggtTCAGACTTCTTGCTGGTGTGTTGCCTTCACATTATCTGGTTAATCCTCTAACACACAGAGGGCATGCCCATCTTATTAGACTGTTCATGCTGCTTGTGCTTTAGATAGGAATGTGTGATGATGTGCTTTTTGTTGTGATAGTGTTAACTTAATtccaaaataaatgcaatatttaacctccgtcctcctcccccctgcttTCGGCTCCTGCCCTTTTAGCAAGTGAGTGCAACAAATATCTGTTAATTGTGTGAAGATTTCCTCTAAAAATAGAATTAGACTGTAtgcctgtatgtctgtatgaTTTCTGTATGATTTTCAgggttatacagtatataaagtagCATGTTGAATTGGTTATGCCATATACTATgacttctgttctgttcaaatAACATGGGGCATGTTTATCTGTTTCTCCAAAAAGGGCAATCAGACTATGCTCCATATTTTTATGATAATGGCCCCAGCAGTACAAATGGGAATATGGCCTTGTTCAGCATCTCCGAGGATACACCAGTTGGTAAGTCTGACATGCAGTTTAATGGTGATTGTAACAATCGATTCAGTTATTAAGATCTATTTTAGGGGCTAGAACATTAACTTCAGTGtagtttaaatgtatttatttaagtgCAAAAgtgcagtgatgaaatgatcacaTTGTTATCGAGGCTCAGGCTGATCACTGTAATACCTTATGGATTGTGACGTACAACCAGACTTACGGGAAGACAACAGTATGGGGAGTGGCTCATCTTACCTGATTATCACACATGTTGTTCATACGGAACAATGGATTTGTTCAATCAGTACAGCaatgaaataaaggcatttaAACTCCTTGTCTAcataattaaaacaaacacagacatttaaTGTTTTTCCTGTATTTGATGGACAACAGTTTGAGTTATTGTCATTCTCTGTCAATGTTTCCATGCAGGGACACAGATATACACTCTTAACGGCACAGACCCAGAGGGGGACTCTGTGCGATATGGCCTGACTTTTGAAAAGGGGTCCAGAGAATATTTTAAAGTGGACCCCAAATCAGGAAACGTGACTCTCGTTCAGGAGCTTGACAGAGAGGTGAGTCTGCCACTGAGATTCTACCACTGTGGAACAAAATCACCTGTCGCCATTCCGCCTCAAAGTGACAATTTCCTCTTTTTATAGAAACAAGATGAAATCTCGGTGCGTGTGAGCATAACGGACGGTCCCAATAAAGTGAGTTTATATATCCATCAtgtgttttgttccaaaatgagatgtctgccatttgaaagaaattacactactcttacaaaatgactgatagcaaacaatgaaaacaaaacttgttactttttaaaggacagcagATAACTTAAGTCTGCAGTTGACAAAATGGTAACGCTTACAGAGTGAATCCTAACATTTTGAATGATGATCTTCAGGATGTATTTTCCAAAAAGGacatagtgttttggaaatcaACTCAAATATTTGTTTGAAATCTGCATGCATATTCATTTTACATTACACAACCATACAAGTTCATTTGTGGCTGAGACATTGTCTCTTGTCCCTGTTTTCAGGTTGTTGAGACAGTAAGAGTGTTTATCACTGATGCCAACGATGAGCGACCTGAATTTCAAAACTTGCCTTTCATCATTGATATCCCAGAGGTttgtaaaataaagaaatttGCTAACACCATAGTGTATTGATGGATGATGCACTTGTGATGCACATGCTGTTAGTTCACTGCTGGAGGTCTCGCCACACCATCACCATCTTGTAAACCTGTCAGTAGAGTCAAACATTGGTTTAAAGGTTGAAAACTCCTTCTGAttcctatgttttttttctttcccaggACACGGCTCCAGGCAGCAGCATCTACAGAGTCCAAGCGGTGGATAAAGATATGGGCTCTGGAGGCAGCGTCTCATACTTCCTACTGGTAACACAATATTATTGATAGGCAACAACACAGCATCATCCAGCACAGTAACACTGTCTACTGGCTTGGTATGGCCTAGAGTTCAGGCTGAGACCGGCGGCTGCGCTGACACCATGCGAGCGCCGCTGCCatgtggagggaggaaaagggcaTCGGAGTGATGGAACAGTGTGCGGAGGGAAAGATTAATCTCGTACGGGAGAGCAGTCTGGAAATGGTGTTACTTTAGTGGATTAAATTTCAATTACATTTTGAGCAAGGCATTGAAGGCTTAGCGGGAGCTTAGGGTCGCTCCGGGCCGACAACTGACAGCACGGTAGCTGTCATTGTTCACGTGTCAACAGTGAGACACGACCACCCCGCCGCAGGGCCAGAGGTGTGGGGAAAGTGTCAAGGTTGAAGTGAGAGGCGAGGCGAGGGAAAAACAGCCTCTGTAAAATACTCACTCTAAGCGATTAGTTTCATAGCGCTAAATTAAGTAGATACCAAACACCTGTGTGTCCTCCATTACTCTAATCActgctgactgtgtgttttttttttttacacagagcTCACCGCCTGCCAAGTTCACCATCGATGGGCACAGTGGAGTCCTCAGGATCAAACCTGGGGAGACTTTGGACTACGAGACAACGCCCGCGCACTTTGTGACGGTGGTTGCGAAGGTGAGAGGGCGGTGGTGTGAATGCTTTTCTGATATACAGGGCAAAGATCCTCTCTGGAGGTCTAACcgtgtgttcacactgcgagcagcTTGGCTGAAGTGTCGCTCTATTCTGGCAgactgtgggcggggccagagacCTCGACTGCGTCTGTGTggcggtctgcagctacaaagtttcgAACAGGCAAATTATGCGTTTGTCACTGCTTTGGTATTACCTCtcataacattacattgttttgatgagttagcATAGCTAGTAAgcgctaaccctaaccctcgcattattaaaaaaataaataaataaataaaatgacttcagaacTTCAACTCCAACAATGGATGCAGCCGTTCTCCAATCATCATTTTAGAGGCTTTTTCTTCCTGAGTCTTTCCCATAAAAGTTGTAGAAAACTGGGAAGCTTTCAATGGCTGTGTCCATGTTGCACCTGCCAggtggaactattgttcatgaaacaaagccacattggtagggaaacaaggaagtacggaaatctgattggctgttgaagGCCAATGACCAAGTTCAGCTATGGCTAACCTTTCTCAGTTGACGAGCTTGTTGACCGTCAACACATTGtccgagtttccctggtcgctcacaTGGAAGTAATGTATTATCagtcgctcagctctataggacaTCAGTGGACTTCTGCTGACTAATTATTGATCGCAGTGTGAGCCATAATATGATAGAGAGGTGGAAGGAGAGGGCTAGTTCctctccagcttcagccctgaCTACCTGTGGAAtaacacacagtatatatacagtccCTCAAAAACTGCTGTAAAAATTGCTCTATCTTGATTTCTTTACTATTTCTGATATTAGAtgagtaggcctacatgttGCGTAGTAAGACAGTGGGTACAGCCAGAGAAAGTGTTTAGGCCCCCATAAATGTTGTTAATAATGATGGGAATGAGTTGATCCCAAACTAGAAGTGAATCACTTTGGTAAAGAGATTggaacatttctctctcctcagaaaGTCAGTGTAAAAAATGTCTCAGCATATCCCGCTCTCCCTGAAGCGTTATAACATGATTAGCATAGACAGCAATGATATTTAAATGAAATTACACATTCCGATGTTTCTAATTATATTTAATTTGTCATGCTAGATTACTGGTAAATGTGGATAACAAGAGGTTTGCATTAGTTTTAAATGGAGACGGTCACCATCATAACAAAGTGGAACATTATATTAAAACATACTGCATCATTCACTAGTCAGGCTATAGCTCAAATGAACAGATGTGCCTAATGAAATCATTTCAAACCATGGACCATTTTGCAAATGTGAGGATTTAGTGCCATCATtacatcatctttttttttattttttatttttttttaataatattatCTAGCTAGTTACCAGTTTGAAATCCCCATCTTCTGCCAAACCACTTCAAGCTAGTCAGCTGGTTACTCTGATCCTAAAAATAACTAATTTCTCTTATTATTTTAGTGAGATGGCATAACACTCCATTGCAGTTACTATTACAGTATAAAACAAAGTGTAActgtcccctctccctctgtttcttttctCAGGATGGCGGTGGCAAGTACAAGGAGAAGCACCAGGTCTTGACCTCCACAGCCACCATAACAATCAATGTAGTTGATGCCCAAGACACACCTCCCTCCTTCATAGGAACCCCTTACTTTGGCTACATCTACGAGGTCTCAGTCCCTGTAAGTCTGTCTCCGTTCTCTCCATATCAACATGCTGCGTTTTTTCAGTGCAGCTGATTGCATGTTATTGCTTTTGTCTacatgaatatgtaaatatttgaatatgttgtcatttttatttctagGGTTCTGAAATAttcacagtgtatgctaaagatgGAGATCAAGGCAATCCTAACGTCATATATTATTCTATTATCAACGGTAAGCACAATAAAACACTATTTTCAAAATAAGAATTAAATGCCATTTTGAACTATCTTTTGTTCCAATTAAACGTAATTGTAACCTGTTTTATGGTACTTGCAggtgttttttcaaactaattgaacacttttctgttttcctgtttcAGGTAGCGATGGTGTCTTTGACATAAATAGCACAAGCGGCTGCATCAGCCTGACAACTTATCCAGTCCATCTGAAAAATGAATTATATGAAATTAAAGTCAAGGTAACAGTTGCTCTTTGGGTCTTGGGAACTACAAAGTCATCTCATAGTATAAGTAGATCTTATGATCATTGCTGAATGTGTGAATCTAATTTGAAACCCAGGCATCGGAGATAGGCCCAAATGACCAGCTGTTGGACTACAGCgttaccatggtaacagtccGCGTGGTGGATCTCAACAACCACCCTCCAACCTTCTACGGAGAGAACGGACCACAgagcaagtttgaggtcacCATGTATGAGCACCCACCTGCAGGGGAGATCCTCAGAGGCTTTAAGATCACTGTCAACGACTCGGACCAGGTAGGACAATTACTCATATTTCATATTCCTGTCACTGATCTCCATACACCATCATTTCTCAGGTCCTATGAGTCTGTACACTTATCATACTTCACAAAGCATTCATTCAGTTTGGCCTTAATCACACAGTAAAACAACAATATTCTGTCTAAAAATGATGCTCTAATATTCAAAATGGAAGAATTACGATAGACTACAATACACTACAAATGCCTCTGGGTACAACATTGCATAAATGTCTGCTAACCAGCCTCCACAAGCATTGTTATGTCTAGTTATGTAATACccatttgaaataaaaatgttggaCAATAAActgaattcaaaataaaatgttagtCATTATGTCATCATGTCCATTAGCCCTCCTGCCTGAATGCTTCATGTAACATTATCTGCCAGACAGACTTTTTCCCTTTTAGACCAGCCAAGCCTTGCTCAAGTCATTATCTTGCATCTGACCTCGCCAGAAATACCTATGAAATCAAAGGTGTATTTGATTTCATAGGTATTTCTGGTGAGGTGCACTTTTGGAttcattctttgttttttactaATTCATGTTAATTTATAGACTGGATGTGTGTTCTTTACAGGGAGCGAATGCTAAATTCAAACTGAGGCTAGTGGGGCCGAGCCGGGTGCTGCGGGTGGTTCCTCAGACCGTCCTCAATGAAGCACAGGTCACCATCATTGTGGAAGACACATCTGGCATCGACTACGAAAAGGGAGCAACCTTAACTTTCAAGGTCAGACTTTGTATTTGGTCTGGCCTCTTTGCGGTTATTAGCCGAGAATATTATTTTTACCCTCTACCGCTATTTATTACTATCAGTAATCATTTCTGTTCTGATTGAAATGGCACAATCAcaattttcatttgtgtttctgcagctgCTGGCAGTGGAGATCGACACACCTGAGAGGTTCAGTGCAACAGCTGACATCGTGATTAACCTCCTGGACACAAATGACAACATCCCCAAATTCACATCAGAGTATTACATCGCCAGGGTCCCAGAGAACTCCCCTGGAGGCTCTAACGTTGTGTCCGTAACCGTGAGTCCATCAAGATTAAACTCTGCTTTAACCCCACCGAAATATGATTATATAATCCACCAATCCCCCAATAGATGCATATTACTGGGTGCAGTTCATTAGATGAAAGCAGGTTGTTGCCAGACAACAAAGCTCAATGTTCCCCGGCGCTTGTGCTTTTGTTGTCGCCAGTTATGAAATTCACATGACACTCTGGCATATGCTCTCTGTTATGCCTCAAGGGGTATTTGGAAAATACTGGCACATTTCTGACTTCCATTACAATTTATGTACCATGCAACCAGGctatatttgtgttgttttccaaGCGAAGCACTGAGGAGTAAAAAGCTTAATTTCCCTCAAGGTTAATCGTATTGGCCGATGGCTCATTCCCTGCTCTTTCTCACCCCAGGGACAGACTTATAGTAGACAGACCCTGCTGGGTCAAAACCCCCCAACCTATTGTACATGAGCTTAAGACTCTAGTGGGTTATCCTAATCAGCTCCAATCATCTAAATGGACAGCCTTCAGCTACCTTGGCTGAGGGGTTTTGTCGCCCACCCTGACGACAGTATTGTTGTATGATTATTGCTCCATGCAGTTCTACTAAAATAGTTATCAGGTTGGTAAATAATGCTGTTTAGAAAGTGTCCAATTTTGGAATGTGCGCTGCAAGTATTGGCCCTCTAATCTCTGTCCGTTTTTCCACAGGCAAATGATCCAGATTCAGGGCCTTGGGGCGAGGTCAAATACACGATTTATGGATCAGGATCAGATTTGTAAGTAGCGCCCTACACTCCTGCCAGTTTAGGTTCAGTCAGATCAGATGCTTAACTCGTGCGTTACCATGACTGATCTAAATGCATTTCATGGGCTAAAAAGTCACTTTTATGTAGATGACTCCAAGGAAGGGAACTGATTTTCAGAGTAGATCCAGCTCTGGGTCGCAGGTAAACTCAGTTAACAACAGACCAGTCTTTTCTCATCTCAGTTTGTCTCTTTAATGGGAGAGGTACGCAGGAAACCAGTATGATTGGTCCAGCCTGTGCTCCTCTGCTGCACAAACAGCTTACTCTAAGATGGCAGCAAGATGCTGGCTAATCTCCTAATTGGATTGGAGGGTAAAAAATAGACAGCCTGGCCTGTCTCACATAGGGAGAGCCAATTAACATGCAATGTGACAGCTGGAGCCACGGAGACGGCAGCTTTGAAAAGCAAGGCAGCATGCAGTAAATGGAAAGTGCAAATTTATGCTTGTCTCCAGGCAGGGAGTTGAGTTAATTGTGTGAAAGTTATCAGTTCCAAGGCAACTTGTTAATTTTCACagagaaaaggtagaaaaagaTGGTAGAAAATGGCTGAATAGGAGCCATGTACTCACAGTGATAAACAAGAAAAAGCCTGACCTTTTCTGATTTCTCAGAAATCTATTTAACTTTTGTTATCCATTAACATAATCTAAATATATTTCTTCCTAATTGCGGTTATCCCACCATGACTTTTAATCAAAGACCAACTTATGAAACATCAGTATCTTTTTATTTAGACATTTAGAAATAGTCAGGATGTGATGTAAATATCTCTTGCCGAGTGCCTGTATAGAAACCAGGCTCACTGGGGCagacaatacaataaaatgaacaattGTTGTTTTTACTAACACGCTCTCTATTTGGGACCGCAGATTTGCGATCCACCCGTCATCGGGCATCATCTACACGCAGCCCTGGGCCACGCTGGACGCAGAGGTCAGGTCCAAGTACAACTTCTATGTCAAGGCCGAGGACTCAGAGGGAAAGTACAGCTTGGCTGAAGTCTTTGTCACCATCCTCGACCTGAACGACCATCCGCCAGAGTTCGACAACAAACTCCTGGAGAAGACCATGATTATTGGTGCACCTGTCAAAGTAGAGGTACATTATGTGGTCTCCCCCCCCCAACAACTCAAAATCTAATTATAAATCAATAAACACTGTAGGTGTAATATGTTTATTCAGTGTAATGGCTTGGGAGTTCATGTGATCATTGGTATCAGGTAAAGGGGCAAATATACTGAAATTGTTAGCAGTTGCGTATCTTATTCTGGTctagtcaagtctcaaagggctttacatagcatcatatacatgtcatacaccatactacatcatacatatacatactacatcatatactacatcatattcACACCTGTTTTGCTGTCTACAGGCGGTGGATGAAGACGCAGAGTCTCCCAACAACGTCATTGAGTACTCCATCATGACAGCCGACCCCGACAACGCCTTCGACATCAACGCCGAGACGGGGGAGATCAAGCTGAAGCCTTACATCAAGTCCATGGCGATCGTGCAGAACATCACCAAGCAGAAGGACTGCAAGTGGTCTCTGGTGGTCCAGGCCCGGGACAGAGGCTCCCCGTCCTTCAGCACGACAGCCGTGGTCAATATCGATATCACTGAGGCGGTAAGACCCCCCTACCTGCGCTGACTTATCTCAGCATGCTTTGCAGCGCTGTAACTATGCCGAGCCTGCATCGTAGGCAGCATGGGCTGTAGATTCAAGCTATTTTACCACTTGATAATATTCTTTTCATGCTATGCACCTGCAGCTGAGAATCCTTGTTTCAACCTGTCACTCATATTTCATTCACCGCATCTTTAAGATTTTCAGTCATTTACATTAACCCATATTCATGTAATATATGTTTGCACCGTTTATTAGTTTCTTCaccctatgtttttttttttggtgttgtttctctgttgtgTATTGTGCTTTCAGATCAAAGCTCGAATTATTGCGTACTTCATGGGCCTCAGCAAGCGTCCCCTGACTGTTTTTGGAATTTGTCTCAGCATTGTCGTTTCCCTCATTTTATTAACGATCTGTATATCCACAGTCATCTACTGCGATGCAGTGAAAAAGTCCCGAATCAACCCCGAGAGTAATTACATTAAAGTCGTCCGCAGGGTCAAGTGAGGAATATTTATACTGTAACTGCAGCTatacttcaaaatacattcacaaactttacaaaaatatatttatttttttactggtTTTCTATTGTCTGTAAAAGAGTACTGGAGCGCATTTTAAGGAA
Protein-coding regions in this window:
- the LOC139918508 gene encoding cadherin-related family member 1a isoform X3, whose translation is MKKEKKTHILLFLILVHFTLARQSDYAPYFYDNGPSSTNGNMALFSISEDTPVGTQIYTLNGTDPEGDSVRYGLTFEKGSREYFKVDPKSGNVTLVQELDREKQDEISVRVSITDGPNKVVETVRVFITDANDERPEFQNLPFIIDIPEDTAPGSSIYRVQAVDKDMGSGGSVSYFLLSSPPAKFTIDGHSGVLRIKPGETLDYETTPAHFVTVVAKDGGGKYKEKHQVLTSTATITINVVDAQDTPPSFIGTPYFGYIYEVSVPGSEIFTVYAKDGDQGNPNVIYYSIINGSDGVFDINSTSGCISLTTYPVHLKNELYEIKVKASEIGPNDQLLDYSVTMVTVRVVDLNNHPPTFYGENGPQSKFEVTMYEHPPAGEILRGFKITVNDSDQGANAKFKLRLVGPSRVLRVVPQTVLNEAQVTIIVEDTSGIDYEKGATLTFKLLAVEIDTPERFSATADIVINLLDTNDNIPKFTSEYYIARVPENSPGGSNVVSVTANDPDSGPWGEVKYTIYGSGSDLFAIHPSSGIIYTQPWATLDAEVRSKYNFYVKAEDSEGKYSLAEVFVTILDLNDHPPEFDNKLLEKTMIIGAPVKVEAVDEDAESPNNVIEYSIMTADPDNAFDINAETGEIKLKPYIKSMAIVQNITKQKDCKWSLVVQARDRGSPSFSTTAVVNIDITEATPLKGPMAAFLMKTRENPMKALGMVTGIISMLVGVTVLISTAMYLRNTKSNRIMPVRRIIRRRPRDPEPWNLKMPLFKGDNPADKFIVGNPEKMSERSISSPRQKPPPPCLPPPPPCNTRPTERPRAVPTISGALALRSSKKSKPSRRKEGNISSALVSELKMKLEQKIIENNQGYY
- the LOC139918508 gene encoding cadherin-related family member 1a isoform X1, translating into MKKEKKTHILLFLILVHFTLGRVRQSDYAPYFYDNGPSSTNGNMALFSISEDTPVGTQIYTLNGTDPEGDSVRYGLTFEKGSREYFKVDPKSGNVTLVQELDREKQDEISVRVSITDGPNKVVETVRVFITDANDERPEFQNLPFIIDIPEDTAPGSSIYRVQAVDKDMGSGGSVSYFLLSSPPAKFTIDGHSGVLRIKPGETLDYETTPAHFVTVVAKDGGGKYKEKHQVLTSTATITINVVDAQDTPPSFIGTPYFGYIYEVSVPGSEIFTVYAKDGDQGNPNVIYYSIINGSDGVFDINSTSGCISLTTYPVHLKNELYEIKVKASEIGPNDQLLDYSVTMVTVRVVDLNNHPPTFYGENGPQSKFEVTMYEHPPAGEILRGFKITVNDSDQGANAKFKLRLVGPSRVLRVVPQTVLNEAQVTIIVEDTSGIDYEKGATLTFKLLAVEIDTPERFSATADIVINLLDTNDNIPKFTSEYYIARVPENSPGGSNVVSVTANDPDSGPWGEVKYTIYGSGSDLFAIHPSSGIIYTQPWATLDAEVRSKYNFYVKAEDSEGKYSLAEVFVTILDLNDHPPEFDNKLLEKTMIIGAPVKVEAVDEDAESPNNVIEYSIMTADPDNAFDINAETGEIKLKPYIKSMAIVQNITKQKDCKWSLVVQARDRGSPSFSTTAVVNIDITEATPLKGPMAAFLMKTRENPMKALGMVTGIISMLVGVTVLISTAMYLRNTKSNRIMPVRRIIRRRPRDPEPWNLKMPLFKGDNPADKFIVGNPEKMSERSISSPRQKPPPPCLPPPPPCNTRPTERPRAVPTISGALALRSSKKSKPSRRKEGNISSALVSELKMKLEQKIIENNQGYY
- the LOC139918508 gene encoding cadherin-related family member 1a isoform X2; its protein translation is MKKEKKTHILLFLILVHFTLGQSDYAPYFYDNGPSSTNGNMALFSISEDTPVGTQIYTLNGTDPEGDSVRYGLTFEKGSREYFKVDPKSGNVTLVQELDREKQDEISVRVSITDGPNKVVETVRVFITDANDERPEFQNLPFIIDIPEDTAPGSSIYRVQAVDKDMGSGGSVSYFLLSSPPAKFTIDGHSGVLRIKPGETLDYETTPAHFVTVVAKDGGGKYKEKHQVLTSTATITINVVDAQDTPPSFIGTPYFGYIYEVSVPGSEIFTVYAKDGDQGNPNVIYYSIINGSDGVFDINSTSGCISLTTYPVHLKNELYEIKVKASEIGPNDQLLDYSVTMVTVRVVDLNNHPPTFYGENGPQSKFEVTMYEHPPAGEILRGFKITVNDSDQGANAKFKLRLVGPSRVLRVVPQTVLNEAQVTIIVEDTSGIDYEKGATLTFKLLAVEIDTPERFSATADIVINLLDTNDNIPKFTSEYYIARVPENSPGGSNVVSVTANDPDSGPWGEVKYTIYGSGSDLFAIHPSSGIIYTQPWATLDAEVRSKYNFYVKAEDSEGKYSLAEVFVTILDLNDHPPEFDNKLLEKTMIIGAPVKVEAVDEDAESPNNVIEYSIMTADPDNAFDINAETGEIKLKPYIKSMAIVQNITKQKDCKWSLVVQARDRGSPSFSTTAVVNIDITEATPLKGPMAAFLMKTRENPMKALGMVTGIISMLVGVTVLISTAMYLRNTKSNRIMPVRRIIRRRPRDPEPWNLKMPLFKGDNPADKFIVGNPEKMSERSISSPRQKPPPPCLPPPPPCNTRPTERPRAVPTISGALALRSSKKSKPSRRKEGNISSALVSELKMKLEQKIIENNQGYY